In the Symphalangus syndactylus isolate Jambi chromosome 17, NHGRI_mSymSyn1-v2.1_pri, whole genome shotgun sequence genome, TTGCTGGGGACTCTCAAGGATCCTCAGGGTgccctggggggctgaggcacaggTGAGTCCACCTCCTGCCTCCGTTGAGGGGGCCAGCAGGGTCGcttctccagcctggggacagctGCTGAGGACTCGATAGCGGTGCCGCTTGCCTGCCAACTTGCCCTTGACAATCTGGGAGCCAGAGAGAGGCACATGCCGCCCATTGAAGCTACAGAGAGAAACAGGGAGGGCAGAGGCTTAAGTGGAACAGAAGAGggaaggtttttatttatttatttattttgagacagagtcttgctctgttgcctaggctggagtgcagtggcacaatcttggctcactgcaacctccacctcctgggttcaagcgattctcctgcctcagcctctcaaatagctgggattacaggcacctgccaccacgcccggctaatttttgtatttttagtagagacagagtttcaccatgttggccaggctggtcttgaactcctgacctcaagtgatctgcctgccttggcctcccaaagtgatgggattacaggcacgagccactgcgcctggctggcctctggtttttaataaaacatgactagagtgactccatcttaaaGTGAGTAGCTAGGCACTTACAAGGTTCATGCTTATGGCCTGAAAATAACCACATCCCAGGCTGACCACCAATTATAATTACAGAATACTTATGGCCACACAGGACATGTTCCACCAAGCCTGCAGAATGTCCAAATGTCCTAAGAATGCAGCCCCCATTACTTAAATATAACATAAATGAGCAAGCTTAGGTTGCAGGATTAATGGTCGTGGATAACACTAGTAGCCCCTACCTTTAGTGAGCTTATCTGCACACTCCAAGTTTAACTATAGTTCCTTATAGTTTCTTATAAGTAGAGATACTAACAACGGGCTGTGCGTTTCTCCTCCTGCTTTCTGAGGACACTCTACTCTGTAAAGGAGTAGTTTCCAATAAACTTGCTTCTTTCACTGTGCTCTGTGACTCACCTCGAATTCTTTCCTGTGACAAATTCAAGAACCCGCCCTTGGGGTCTGGACCGGGACCCTCTTTTCCGTCAACAAGACGACTCACCAGTCTGGGGCAAAGTCTGCAGGGGCCTGAATAAGCCACAGCTCCGTATCTGGACCCGTCAGCGCCTCCAAGGAGAAACGAGGGGACCCTGAGGCTTGGGGCTTCGCGGTAAAATTGGGGGGACAAGGGAACCGAGCAGCATCTGCAGCAGAAGGGGAAATGGGGTCGACTGACACCTCCTTGCCGGTCCAATCTTGCAGGGCGCGCCTATCGGTCCATTGGTCTTAACCTCGTGAGCACTCCAGTCCCCTCAACCTGGTTCCTCCTTTCTGCCCACCTGTTCCCCAGGGGCGACCTCAATTTCACCGATCCAACCCCTGGGGGCGCCTTGCTCTCCACGGGTAGCCCCCTACAAGATAACCCTCTCTTCGTTTGAATTCCCGTTCGCCCACTGGGAATGCACGCTCTTCGCAAGTTCTGCTTCCAGGTACGCCTCCTTTTCCGCCCGAACCCTCTCGGGCGCCCCTTTCTCCTTCCACAAGCGCACCCTCCGCACCCCGTCAACCCGCACGCTCACCGCCGGCCTGAGGCTCCTCCATCCCGGGACCCACACCACAGGCAACCCGGTAGCCCGGGCCGCTCGCACCAGGTTGCAGACCACGTGGATCCAAAGGGGTAGGGCCTCATCCGGGAGCGCCCAACTGGTGCAGGAGCGCGGGGGTAGGCATCGCTCGACTCTCGTTCTGCAGGAAAAACTGGGGGAAATTTCAACGTGTGCAGAGCAGAAAACCGAGGAAGAAGTCTTTTTCCGAAAAATGTATTCCCGAAAGCCGCTGATTCGCTGTTTTGCTGGAGTCAGAGGCCCGTCGGGTCCCGATGCGTCGCCCCCATCGTCCGTCCAATATGGTTTGTTGCAACGCCTCCTTAAAGGGGCAGCCACACTGCTCTTCCTAAGCCTTAAAGAGACAGGACGGTcgattggtctgaaattcttaaAGAGACAGGTAAGAATCCTAGTTAGCAGGGCTGTGCTTTCTGTGTTAAATGCCTTCTGGGGAGGCCCAGATGCGTCGGAAGTTCAGAACTTGACTGGGAGAAGCTGGAAAATGGAGAAATAGGGGCAATCCGTCCGGAGGGCGTGAAGTTCCAGCCAGGGGCGGGACTTCTGGACTCCGGGGGAGCGGGAAATATAGGAGGAGGAGCCTGTGGTTCTCGAGGGCGGAGCCTCGGATCCAGGAGCCCCACACGCGTGGAGTGGTGCTGGGCACGGTGTAGCGCTTGTGGATCAAATGGAACTTGTAGATGCCCTCGGGGGTTTAGTCTCATGCGTGGGAAACCTCGATGACTTTCAGGAAGGGACTGATCGGCGActcctccctgccccagggcGCGTGTAAACAGCGGCACGTGGACGCAGATTTGGGGGACGCACCCACTTCCCTTCCCACTGGGGCCGCCCCGCGTTGGGCGGCGGTTGGAGCCGCGGGACGGTGGCTAGACAGGGTGACCCGACTGCATTCCTGGCCGGTGTGTCAGCGCCTCTTCCCGCCCCCTCTGCCAAGATTTAGGATCCTACTCCAGAATTGGGGCACTCCTTCTCCCCAGGTGGGAGAGGCTTTCCAGAGCGGAGGGAGGGTcaaggggaaggggaaatgtTTCCCCTATCCGGGATCTACAGACGGTTTCCTTCGCGTAGGCGAGAGAGACACCGGGGTGCAGCCCCTGCCGTCTCCAGGACTACAATTCCCAGAGGACCCGAGGCACGGAGTCGCCCGAGGTCGGTCGCGGAGGCTGCTGGGGGTTGTAGTCCAAACTAAGATTTTGAACTCTTGCAGGGACATCCTTTAAAAATCCAACCCGCACTTTTTATCGACGGGGAGATTCGGGCTCAGGGACCCTGGGGGATAGTGATCAGGAAAGGGGAAACTGCGCCTGAAGGGGTGGGGCAAGGGCTCAGGAGTCAGTCTCCAGCCACAGCTAGGCAGGCGTCTCGGCTCTTCTGTATCTCCCTGGCCAGGTCGCTCTCGGCTTCTGGGCCTCGCCCTTCCTGTCTGTGAAATGGACTCTGGGTGAATCCAAATGGGATCGTCTCGGGCTACGTCCTGTCTCTCCGGGACTACAAGTCCCAAGGTGCTCGAGGCGACCTCGGCTCCCCCTCCCCTCCGGGACCCGCCTCCAGCCCAAGTCACGTCGTCTAACCTGTTCCCAGCTCCTGCCCCGCCCCGTTCTCCGCTCCCCGAAGCCGGAGCCCGAGCCGGAGGAAGCCCCCCGGTGCCAGGATCTGCCCGGATCCGTGAGTTTCACCCTCCTGGGGACCAGAGGCTCTGAAAAAGCCCAACACCCGCGTCCCTGGGAAGATTGGGAGGGGACTCGGACGCCAGGTCCCAGGGCGGAATTTGGGGCGCGCCGACACCTGGATCCTTAGAAGGAAACTCCGATGCCTGTTTTACTGGAGGGAAGGAAAGCGGGTTCGGATGCCTGAATTTTTGGAATGGAGGGATTCGACCCCTTCATCCCGGGGAGACGTTGGAGCTGGAATTCCTGAGTCCCTCGAACTGGGGAGCTCTAGGAAGCCGAGTCTTTGGGTAGTATAGGGGTTCGAATCCCCGAGTCTTGGTCAGAAATGAGAGGCTCAGACTGGTGGGGCTCAGGGTGGAATGGGTGACCACCCTGCCACCCTCAAGCTGCTGTCTCGACCGATCTTCTAGGTCTCTCAGCAGAATTAAGGGTGGGGCAGGGATAGTGGAGCCTGGGTTCCTGAAGTGGAGCAGGACAGGTACCCGGGGTCCCTCCGGAGGCTGTGTCCCGGTTCTCCCCCGACTTTTCGGCTCGGGGATGGGGGCGGGGGAGGAGAGAAAACACCGAGGCAGATCTCCAACCTCCTCTGTGCCGCTGAGCGAACCCAACATGTCATTAACCTGGGCGTCAGACCTGCCTAACCAGAGAAGGGACATCCGCCCTAGGGCACCCCCTGGCGGAGGTGGGCTCCCCTATTGCCTTATGGGGTGGGAGACAGCTAGGTTTGCAGAGGTAGTTCTAGAACCCAGGGCAGAATTCCGGAAAGCGGCTATTGGATTCTGGGAGGTTTGCATAGTCGGGCATTTAACCATTACACGGAGAGGAAGGggtaaactgaggcttggagCTCACATAGGCAGTAGAGTTTGTGGGGTCAGGATtctgcctcctccttcttctgcagctttctggGGGACGGGATTCCATCCGCCCCCGCCAGATTTTCTGACTAACCTTCTGCCTCAGGGCTCCTTGCCCTGACCCTGAGGTGGGAAATGTCACCTCCACGCCCATCTGTCTGACCTGAGGTATTGTGGGAGATAAGGGAGGGACAGAGGCTAATTCTGGAGGTGTCTGTCTGTCcttgaggctgggggagggcaggACCAGGCACCTCCCTCTGTCTATCTCCCCGTTCTCTCCACCCCCATGCGTCCTAAGAAGGGGGATTAAAAACAGAATGGGGGAGGCGGGCATCTGATGAGAGAGGGGTGTTTCCCAATGTCTGGGCTTGAAGGGCATTTGATGATAGcctgaaatgaaattaaaaataataaccgtGGCTGCCAAGACAGGGCTCTGGGTGTGCCAAGCTCAGAGctggtaggtaggtaggtaggaaAGCTCGCATTGTCTAGAGGAGTCTTGGGTGACTGAGAGGTCTCCCTTTGAATAAGGTTTGCTGACCCCAGGGAAGGACTCCTCATTACGAGTGGAGAAACGGAGGGTGGAGAGTGGATATTGCCCACACCCTGGGCTTTTGCCAGCTTCTGTCTGGAATCTTCCAGGGCTCTCCCAGCACCCTGGTCCCTAATGGACTGAGGGTGATCACTGGCCAGACTCAGGAATGTACAGGGGAGATTTAGGACTGTGAGCGGCAAGGGCTCAGGAAGTTGAGACCCTGGGTGTCAAAACTCAGAGCTTGCATGATCTCAGAAAGAGTTGAAAGGGCccttttaggggaaaaaaaaattacattgagtCTTGACCCCTCAGTCTGTTGCCAGACCCTGTGTTATTATAATGAACAGCCAAGGACATCTGGTAATTATGAATCCTGTATGTGTGAACTTTATTTCGCGCACTGCATTGTTCTAATCACGGCTTATAAATTATGTCACTCAATCCTCATACTCCTTTGAGGTGAAGGTATTAATTCTTCCCATGGTCCAcatgaggaaacaggcacagagaagcTAAATAACAAGCCCAAGTGAAGGCTTAGAGCAACAAAGGCCCTAGCCCATTCCATAGACGTCCACAAAGGAGGAAACCGAGTCCCAGAGACAGTGGAGCCTCTCCCAGATTCAGTGTGACCCGACAGGGCTGtaggagtccagcctgggtgttCCCGGCTCAGTCTGGCTCTCTGACCCGGTTCCTACTGAAGATGACTCCTCCAGGAAGTCCACAGGATCCTTAGCCCTAAAGAACCTGGCTGGGGTGCATAGGAGGCCAGGGAAGGAGAGCCAGGGGTGGAGCGGAGAGAGGAGCCCAGGGGAGAGTACCTGCGGCTGGACCAGAGCCCGCGGGAGAGCTCGGAGCTAGAGCTGGAGGGGAGCACATGGGAGAGGATTCGGAGGCGGAGGTCAGGGGCAGAGGCCTGGGAACAGACACACGGCCCGCGCCACCCCCGCGCCCCGCCCTTGTACCCCGCCCGGCCCCGCTCCTTTGCCGCGGGATGTACAGCACCTGCCCGGGCCCGCTGCGCATTCCCCGGGACTGAGCTCAGGCGCAGTCCGCCCTCCTGGCGGGGGTCCGGGCGTGACCGCCCCCTGGTGGCTCCGACGTCCCCACCGCCTGTCCCTGCGACAGCCCCACACCCAGGGTTGGCATTTCCTTAGAGCCAGAGAATGTCAGCATGGAATCTGAGAATCTTGGAAATTTGGGGATGatggcgccgtggctcacgcctgtaatcccaatactttgggagattGAGCCGGGGAGGAtcccatgaggccaggagttcgagaccagcctaagcacaAGCGCAAGGGAGACTAAatctctaccaaaagaaaaaaaaagagtcacttaCAGCTGGCATTGGAGTCTGCACAGACTTgctcatttatctattttaacAGTTAAcaaaatattgtttgtgtatcTCTGAAATTCTAAATGCCCGAATTTTGATTCCTGTAGTCTCTTCTTCCTAAGGCCTCAATTCTCAGAGCCCTGAATTCCTCCTGTACCTTCTGACCAGGTGGATTCTTACAATAGTCCTGTgaggtgaacttttttttttttttttttttttgagacggagtctcgctctgtcgcccaggctggagtgcagtggtgcaatctcggctcactgcaagctccgcctcccgggttcacgccattctcctgcctcagcctctccgagtagctgggactacaggcgcctgccaccacgcccggctaattttttttgtatttttagtagagacggggtttcaccgtggtctcgatctcctgacctcgtgatccgcccgcatcgacctcccaaagtgctgggattacaagcgtgagccaccgcgcccggcgaggtgaacttttatccccattttacagatcaggaaactgaggtactATGGTCAGGGTTGGACGGTGGTGCTGCCAGATTtgatgatttgatttttttttttaagaaatggggtctcattgtgttgcccaggttggtcttgaactcctggcctcaagtgatcctcccacctcggcctcccaaagtgcaaggattacaggcggaagctaccacgcccggcccttagATTTGAATTTTTGAAGTCTGACTTCTTACTCGTGCTTTTACCAGCCCCACTATACCATCCATCTAGACTTCCAGAGCAGTGCAATCCTGGATTAGGTAGAATGTGGTACGGAAAGACTCAGAATTCTGGGTTAGACAAATTGGAGAATTCTAGAATGTTCCAAAGATAGAATCTTGGACTCAGAACTTTCCAACAACAGGCGCTTTAGCTGAGGGGTTTAGGCGCTGCAGAACTTTGGTTACAATCCTAAGGTCCTTATAGTTTCAAAGTCTAGGGCTCATAGAGAGTAAAGGGGCCTTTCAGAATAGCTggtttgaccaggtgtggtggctcatgcctgtaatctcagcactttgggaggccaaggtgggaggattgcttgagcccagaagttcaaaaccagcctgagcaacaaagcgagacccctgtctctacaaattttttttttttttttgggtgggacggagtctcgctctgtctctgaggctggagtgcagtggcgtggtgatctggcctcactgcaagctccgcctccctggttcccaccgttctcctgcctcagcctcccgagtagctgggactacaggcgcccgccaccatgcccagctaatttttttgtattttttagtagagacagggtttcaccatgttagccaggatggtctcgatctcctgacctcgtgatctgcccgcctcggcctcccaaagtgtacaaaatttttttaaaaaattagctgggtgtggtggcgcgagCCCATACgtacagtctcagctactcaggaggctgaggtgagaggaccacttgagctgggaggtcgagaggctgcagtgagtcacaaTTGCAGCCTGGattacagagcgagaccctatctcaaaaaaaaaaaaaaaaaggtgatttgCCTTCTTCTTTAACtgttggggagactgaggcccagggagtggagaggactcaacacccaaggtcacacactcCCTGTTCATCCAAATGAGCCGCCAGCCTGAACAGGTTCTGTTCCTTCGACTTCCCAGACAGAGGCGGGTATCAGCATGCCCCAGCCTGCCCTGCTGCCTATACCGCCAGAGCTAAGCGGTTGATGCAGCAGGGAGGTGGCAGAgctggtgggtgtggtggctagcATGGGGATAGGGATGGTGCTGGCCTGACCGGTTCCTAGTGGCCTAGCTCCCTCCCACTGGGCCAGTGACCACAGCTACCCCTCCACCCCTGGCCACCTCCCTGTTCCTCTTGCTAACAATGGGTCAGTGAGAGCCAGACCTCCACTGAATGGGGATCCTAGGGAGAGGAAGCTGAGCAGTCGCTTCCCTCTGGGACCCCTCTAATCTGGTGGAAATGACCCAGAATAATTTAGATGCGGGTGTGAAACCCATTACTACTGACTTCTTGCAGGGTGACCTTGAACTTATGTTTCTGAGCCATGCTTTCTTGCCTGCTAAGGTGGTTTTGACCATCGAATGAAGCTTTCGGTGCACGGCATTTCTCACCACTCTAGAAGGGAGTGGCccctcaattaatttttttttttttttttaaatagagccttgctctgtcaccgaagctgcagtgcagtgacacaatctatgctcactgcaacctgtgcctcccaggttcaagtgagctttgtgcctcagcctcctgagtagctgggaatacaggcacatgccaccatgcccagctaacttttgtatttttttgtagagatggggttttaccatattggccaggctggtctcgaactcctggcttcaagcgatccatccacctcagcctcccaaagtgctcgggttACAGAAGTGaatcaccgcgcctggctggttattgttgttgttgttttaaacatacttcttatttatttatttatttatttatttatttatttatttaaagacggagtctcgcactgtcgcccaggctggagtgcagtggcgcgatctccgctcagttcaagctccacctcccgggttcacgccgttctcctgcctcagcctcccgagttgctgggactacaggtgtccgtcaccacgcccggctaattttttgtatttttagtagagacggggtttcaccatgttagccaggatggtcttgctctcctgacctcgtgatccgcctgcctcggcctcccaaagtgctgggattacaggcgtgagccactgcgcccgggggTTGTTATTACTACATTTACTACATTATACCTCAAGCAGTAGGCATGGGTTCTAGTACACAGCAGACAGcagaattattattaaaaaaacaaaaacaaggccgggcgcggtggctcacgcctgtaatcccagcactttgggaggccgaggtggatggatcacgaggtcaggagatcgagaccatcctggctaacccggtgaaaccccgtctctactaaaaatacaaaaatttagccaggcatggtggcaggcacctgtagttccaactactcgggaggctgagacaggagaatggcgtgaacccgggaggcggagcttgcagttagccgagatcgcgctactgcattccatccagcctgggcgaaaatgcgagactccgtctcaaaaacaaacaaacaaacaaaaacaggatcTAGCACAGTGCGTCCTGGTCCCTAGTAAACATTCAGTAATTCATGGTTATTCCATCCTATGTTTACCGACACATTGTAGGTAATCAATAGATAATTGTTCAAGGAGTGATTCAGGTCTTCTTAGGACTGAGATAAAGAGATGGACACGGCCGGGCGCGgagactcactcctgtaatcccagaactacaaaaattagccgggcataatggcgagcgcttgtagtcccagctaggcaggagatttgcttgaaccggggaggcggaggttgcagtgagccaagatcgcgtcattgcactccatcctgggcgacagagcgagactccgtctcacacaaaaaaagaaagaaagaaagaaagagaaagtgaattCTGGAGCCTTTAGACTGGGTTTGGACTTCTCCGTGGCGCATGGACTTGGCTTTGGAGGAGTTGGCATTTCCCAGCTGGGGAGGGGAAAGGGTAAAGGGCTTCCAGGGGAAGGAACTGAGTTGAGGCGTTGTCCCGCTCCTGACGGCGTCTGACTCCCTGAGGGCGGGGTCTAGAGGGGCGGGGTCTTAGCcggctccctccctcctcaccaTGCAGGCGCCCGCTCCGGCCGGCACCATGGACAGCGAGGCATTCCAGAGCGCGCGGGACTTTCTGGACATGAACTTCCAGTGTAAGCTGGAGTAGGGGGCGGGGCTGGCGAGGTGGGGCCCTCGGCAGCGGGCGGGGGGTGCTGAGGCCGGCCCCTGCCAGGAGGCCGGGTCCTTACCTCCACTCCCGCCTCCCCAGCGCTGGCCATGAAACACATGGATCTGAAGCAGATGGAGCTGGACACGGCAGCGGCCAAGGTGGATGAACTGACCAAGCAGCTGGAGTCGCTGTGGTCAGACTCTCCCGCGCCTCCTGGCCCGCAGGCCGGACCCCCTTCTAGGGTAAGCCTGGTTCCCACCTTGATCGCCAAAGCCAGCCTCTCGCCACAGTCCAGACCAGAGGCCTGGATTTCAGGCAAGATTGCCCCATATAGTTATGCAGGTTGTGGGCTCTTCAAGGGAACTTGAAAAAAAGGGaccaggccaggcgcgatggctcagacctggaatcccagcactttggaaggcgaggcgagagaattgcttgagcctaagagtttgagaccagcctctacccatgatttttttaaaatctggctgggcatggtggctcacgcctgtaatctcaacactttcagaggcaggcggatcacttgaggtcaggagtttaagaccagcctggctaacatggtgaaaccctggctttactaaaaatacaaaagttagccaggtgtggtggtgcatacctgtaattccagctacttgggaggctgaggtaggaggatcacactAAGCCAGGGATGTTGAGGCTGTAATGAGCggagatagaaaagaaagaagaaagaaagaaagaaagaaagaaagaaagaaagaaagaaagaaagaaaaagcaagcaagcagggagggagggaaggagagagaaaggaaggaaggagagagaaagagaggaaagaaagacaaagaaaggaaagaaagaaaggagagagagaaagaaaagaaagaaagaaaggagagagagaaagaaagaaaagaaagaaaggagagagagaaagaaagaaagaaaagaaagaaagaaagaaagaaagaaagaaagaaagaaagaaagaaagaaaagaaagaaaaaggccgggcgcggtggctcacgcttgtaatcccagcactttgggaggccgaggcgggcggatcacgaggtcaggagatcgagaccacggtgaaaccccgtctctactaaaaatacaaaaaaaattagccgggcgtagtggcgggcgcctgtagtcccagctactcggagaggctgaggcaggagaatggcgtgaacccgggaggcggagcttgcagtgagccgagattgcgccactgcactccagcctgggcgacagagcgagactccgtctcaaaaaaaaaaaaaaaaagaaaagaaagaaaaaaagaaaagaggggacCAGTGGAAGTGGACATCTAACGGGACCGTCGGAAGGAAAGAGGCGTTTACCTAAGCGGCATAAAGGTGACATAGAGTAGCGGGCTAGCCACAGTCCTGATTAAGGGCTGTCTCCCCACCACTCCTCACCTGGGCTCTCTGTGCCTGAATTTCCATGGCCGGTCGGCCTCCTCTGggttgacctccagtgatctctCGACACCTCCCCCGCCCCCGCACACGCACCAACCCTTCCACTAATGTCTCCTTTGATCCATCCCTCAATGCCCTGGCCTCCCCACAGCCGCCCCGGTACAGCTCCAGCTCGATCCCTGAGCCCTTCGGCAGCCGAGGGTCCCCCCGGAAGGCGACCACCGACGGCGCAGACACCCCGTTCGGACGATCAGAGAGTGCCCCAACCCTGCACCCCTACAGCCCGCTGTCCCCCAAGGGCCGGCCGTCGTCGCCGCGCACCCCGCTCTACCTGCAGCCGGACACCTACGGCAGCCTGGACCGCGCGACCTCGCCCCGGCCCCGCGCTTTCGATGGCGCAGGCAGCTCCCTCGGCCGTGCGCCCTCCCCACGGCCCGGGCCAGGCCCGCTCCGCCAGCAGGGTCCCCCCACGCCTTTCGACTTCCTGGGCCGCGCAGGGTCCCCCCGCGGCAGCCCCCTGGCGGAGGGGCCCCAGGCCTTCTTTCCCGAGCGCGGGCCATCACCGCGCCCCCCTGCCACAGCCTACGACGCGCCGGCGTCCGCCTTCGGGAGCTCCCTGCTAGGCTCGGGCGGTAGCGCCTTCGCCCCGCCTCTGCGCGCGCAAGGTGAGCCCAGGGGCCCCTTGCGGGGCCTTTGACTCGCGGGGTCAAAGCGGGCGGGATCCCGGGCTTGCCACCCCTCCCGTCTCATCCTCACTGGAAACTTCTCCCCAGACGACCTGACGCTGCGCCGACGGCCCCCGAAAGCCTGGAACGAGTCTGACCTGGACGTGGCGTACGAGAAGAAGCCTTCGCAGACAGCGAGCTATGAACGTGAGTGGTGGAGGCCCGGGGAGTGGAGGACCCGGAGGAGAGGCAGCCCCACAGACCCTAACGATTCCCGCCCCGCAGGCCTGGACGTCTTCGCGCGGCCTGCCTCGCCGAGCCTGCAGCTGTTGCCTTGGAGGGAGAGCAGCCTGGATGGACTGGGAGGCACCGGCAAGGTGAGGAGGCGACGCCTggggaggagaggctggggaAAGTCGAGAAGCGGGGTCGGGGAGCGAGGTCAAGGACAGTCTCCCCCTCGGGGCTGCGATCTGAGTGTCGGCGCCCTTTACCACGCTCTCCCTTCACTGTGCTGGGTTTCTGCCCCTTCCTCACCCTTTTTCTCCCTCACTCCCAGGGCTTCCCtcacctcctctcccttctcgTCCTTTGTCTTTACCTCCCCTCCACCTTCCCTCTCTCACCCGatccccttctcccttcctcttccccaggACAACCTCACCAGCGCCACCCTGCCTCGCAATTACAAGGTCTCTCCTCTGGCCAGCGACCGGCGTTCAGACGCGGGCAGCTACCGGCGCTCGCTGGGCTCCGCGGGGCCGTCGGGCACTTTGCCTCGCAGCTGGCAGCCCGTCAGCCGCATCCCCATGCccccctccagcccccagccccgcGGGGCCCCGCGCCAGCGTCCCATCCCCCTCAGCATGATTTTCAAGCTGCAGAACGCCTTCTGGGAGCACGGGGCCAGCCGCGCCATGCTCCCTGGGTCCCCCCTCTTCAGCCGAGCACCCCCGCCTAAGCTGCAGCCCCAACCACAACCACAGCCCCAGTCCCAACCACAACCACAGCCCCAGCTGCCCCCACAGCCCCAGCCCCAACCACAACCACAGCCCCAGCTGCCCCCACAGCCCCAGCCCCAACCCCAAacccctacctcagcccccca is a window encoding:
- the PPP1R13L gene encoding relA-associated inhibitor isoform X3, producing MYSRKPLIRCFAGVRGPSGPDASPPSSVQYGLLQRLLKGAATLLFLSLKETGRSIGLKFLKRQAPAPAGTMDSEAFQSARDFLDMNFQSLAMKHMDLKQMELDTAAAKVDELTKQLESLWSDSPAPPGPQAGPPSRPPRYSSSSIPEPFGSRGSPRKATTDGADTPFGRSESAPTLHPYSPLSPKGRPSSPRTPLYLQPDTYGSLDRATSPRPRAFDGAGSSLGRAPSPRPGPGPLRQQGPPTPFDFLGRAGSPRGSPLAEGPQAFFPERGPSPRPPATAYDAPASAFGSSLLGSGGSAFAPPLRAQDDLTLRRRPPKAWNESDLDVAYEKKPSQTASYERLDVFARPASPSLQLLPWRESSLDGLGGTGKDNLTSATLPRNYKVSPLASDRRSDAGSYRRSLGSAGPSGTLPRSWQPVSRIPMPPSSPQPRGAPRQRPIPLSMIFKLQNAFWEHGASRAMLPGSPLFSRAPPPKLQPQPQPQPQSQPQPQPQLPPQPQPQPQPQPQLPPQPQPQPQTPTSAPQPPQQTWPLVNEGPPKPPTELEPEPEIEGLLTPVLEAGDVDEGTVARPLSPTRLQPALPPEAQSVPELEEVARVLAEIPRPLKRRGSMEQAPAVALPPTHKKQYQQIISRLFHRHGGPGPGGPEPELSPITEGSEARAGPPAPAPPAPIPPPAPSQSSPPEQPQSMEMRSVLRKAGSPRKARRARLNPLVLLLDAALTGELEVVQQAVKEMNDPSQPNEEGITALHNAICGANYSIVDFLITAGANVNSPDSHGWTPLHCAASCNDTVICMALVQHGAAIFATTLSDGATAFEKCDPYREGYADCATYLADVEQSMGLMNSGAVYALWDYSAEFGDELSFREGESVTVLRRDGPEETDWWWAALHGQEGYVPRNYFGLFPRVKPQRSKV
- the PPP1R13L gene encoding relA-associated inhibitor isoform X2, coding for MTFRKGLIGDSSLPQGACKQRHVDADLGDAPTSLPTGAAPRWAAVGAAGRWLDRVTRLHSWPVCQRLFPPPLPRFRILLQNWGTPSPQARETPGCSPCRLQDYNSQRTRGTESPELLPRPVLRSPKPEPEPEEAPRCQDLPGSAPAPAGTMDSEAFQSARDFLDMNFQSLAMKHMDLKQMELDTAAAKVDELTKQLESLWSDSPAPPGPQAGPPSRPPRYSSSSIPEPFGSRGSPRKATTDGADTPFGRSESAPTLHPYSPLSPKGRPSSPRTPLYLQPDTYGSLDRATSPRPRAFDGAGSSLGRAPSPRPGPGPLRQQGPPTPFDFLGRAGSPRGSPLAEGPQAFFPERGPSPRPPATAYDAPASAFGSSLLGSGGSAFAPPLRAQDDLTLRRRPPKAWNESDLDVAYEKKPSQTASYERLDVFARPASPSLQLLPWRESSLDGLGGTGKDNLTSATLPRNYKVSPLASDRRSDAGSYRRSLGSAGPSGTLPRSWQPVSRIPMPPSSPQPRGAPRQRPIPLSMIFKLQNAFWEHGASRAMLPGSPLFSRAPPPKLQPQPQPQPQSQPQPQPQLPPQPQPQPQPQPQLPPQPQPQPQTPTSAPQPPQQTWPLVNEGPPKPPTELEPEPEIEGLLTPVLEAGDVDEGTVARPLSPTRLQPALPPEAQSVPELEEVARVLAEIPRPLKRRGSMEQAPAVALPPTHKKQYQQIISRLFHRHGGPGPGGPEPELSPITEGSEARAGPPAPAPPAPIPPPAPSQSSPPEQPQSMEMRSVLRKAGSPRKARRARLNPLVLLLDAALTGELEVVQQAVKEMNDPSQPNEEGITALHNAICGANYSIVDFLITAGANVNSPDSHGWTPLHCAASCNDTVICMALVQHGAAIFATTLSDGATAFEKCDPYREGYADCATYLADVEQSMGLMNSGAVYALWDYSAEFGDELSFREGESVTVLRRDGPEETDWWWAALHGQEGYVPRNYFGLFPRVKPQRSKV